The genomic window CGGTCGGCACGGTGATCGGCTCCGGATTAGTCCCTTCGGGCGTCCACGTGGCGATCAGCGAGAGGCCGACCGCTATCGCGAGGTAGCTCAGTCCGAACGAGCCGAGCGCGAGGCCGGCGTCCGAACGCGTCTCGAGGCGGACGGAGCGAACGAGCAGATAGCCGGCGACCAGCAACACGACGACCGGAACGAGCGCGGTAACGTGGCTGAGGAAGCCTTGACCCATTCTAAATCCGAAGCCGATCGATTCGCCGCCCTGTTCGATCGGTGCACCGTGGCTCCCCAGCGTCACGAGCCCCGCGAGGATCCACCGGCTCGGCTCGTCGTCCGCTCCCGTTCCCGACACTGCGATCAGTACGCTCACGAAGTGATAGGCCACCGCGTAGACGACCGCGAAGGCACTCACGCCCGACGCGAGCCCGGCTTTCCACGGCGAAACGGCCAGTTTTCGCCGCCTGCGACGCGGACCGTCGGTCGGATCGTCGCCATTTCCGCCGTCCCCGCCGTCCTCGCTCTCGTCGGGTTCCCGTTCGTCCTCGAGCGAGGGCCCCGTCTCGTACTGCTGATTCGATGACATGTGCCCGGCAACGAACGACGACCGGGAATACGTTTCGGTCGTTCGACGCGTGGAACCAGCACCGTCTCGAGCGACCGTCCGCGGCCTCGACGGCGAGCCGTCGCGGAACCGAAACCTGAACTGGTTTATCCGGGGACCGACAATCGGTGCGCAATGACAGTCGTCGCTTTCGACTTCGACGGGACGCTTTCCGACTCCGAAATGACCGTGCTGCTCGGCGACCGCCGCGGCGTCGCCGCGGACATGGACGAGATCACCGAGCGCGCGATGAACGACGAGATCGAGTACGCCGAGAGCCTGCGCAAGCGCGCGGCCCTGCTCGAGGGGCTCCCGGAGGCTGAGGCCGAGGCGGCCTTCGACGAGGTCGTCCTCCGCGAGGGTGCGGCCGACCTCATCGCGGAACTGAACGACGCCGGCGTCACCACCGCCATCCTCACGGGCGGGTTCGAACGCGGCGTCGCGGCCGCTCTCGAGCGCGAGGGCGTTGCCGTCGATCACATCGTCTCGAACCGACTCCCGATGAAAGCGGACGAACTCACGGGCGCGGTCGAGGGACCGCTGATCGAGGGCACCAAGGACGACGCGCTCGAGGACCTCGCCGACGACGTCGGCGTCGACCTCGCGGACACCGTGGCGGTCGGCGACGGCGCGAACGACCTGCCGATGCTCGAGGTCGCAGGACTGGCGATCGGCTTCGAGCCGAAGCCGGCGGTCGAACCCCACTGTGACGTCGTCGTCACGTCGATGGCCGAGGCCCGCGAGACGTTGGTCGACGACGGCGTGCTCGCCCACCACTGAGCCGTCGGCGATACGCACGATTTATCGTTCGTAACCGGCTGTTGTCGGTTCGCATCTCTCGCCCGATTCCGGACAGTCGGTCGCTATTCACCGTTCTCGTTAATCGAGCCGAACCGTCAATTTCCGGCGACTCTCAGGCCTAACGACCCATTTCTCCACCGAGAGAGTTTTAACTCATAGCCGAGTAAGTGCTCTTGATGATGTGGCAAGACTTCGTATTCATGCTCGGAAGCGGCCTCTCGATCGTCTTTCTCGCGCCGACCCTGCGCGACTCGAGTGCGCGGGTCCCGCTCGGCACGAGCCTCCCGTCGATGGGGATCGGGTTCATTTACAGTATGACCTTCTTCACGCTCGGGATGACCTTCTCCGCGACGGGCGCGTTCGCCGCCGGGTCGATGTGGTCGCTGATCGCCCTGTTCCGGTCGCCCCAGGGCATCTCGATGAAACTCGTCGCCCGCGAAAACCTCGCGCTGTTCGTCTCCGACGTGCAGTACTGGCTCGCCCGCCGACGGTCGGACACGACTCACGCCGAACAGTACGCCCCGTTCGAGCACAGTCCCGACCAGCAGCAGTACTAATCTTCCGGCGCGCAGTCTGAATTCGTTCCCGTTCCCGTTCTTCTCGACAGCGGACCGCTCGATAATCGTCCGACGATCGCTCTCAGCGGTGCGATTCGGACGCGGATCCGTTCTCAGCGTCGGTCGCGGCGAAAAATGAATCGTCCTGCGACACTGTCCGTCTCGAGAGCAACGTCTCCTCGTCCCGTTACTGGACCTTCGCCATCACGGTCTCGAGCGCGTCACGAGGCTGGGTGAGCAGGCCACCGACGGCACCGAGGATCGCCGGCACGATGATTCCCGCAAAGAGGATCGCGTCGGTGGTCGACGGGCCGAACTCGACGCCGGAGGGAACCGAGTCTCCCGCGTCGTTGAGGTAGTCTCCCTGCTCGAGTCCGAGAACACCGGACGTCTCGCTACCGATGAGCGAGGTGACGGTCGGTACCTCGGAGTAGGCGTGGGTCATCAGGAACGCCGCGAGAGCGGCGAAGACGAGGTACGGGAGGGTGACGGTGACGCCGGCTTTGACGGCGTCGACGGCG from Natrinema versiforme includes these protein-coding regions:
- the serB gene encoding phosphoserine phosphatase SerB, whose product is MTVVAFDFDGTLSDSEMTVLLGDRRGVAADMDEITERAMNDEIEYAESLRKRAALLEGLPEAEAEAAFDEVVLREGAADLIAELNDAGVTTAILTGGFERGVAAALEREGVAVDHIVSNRLPMKADELTGAVEGPLIEGTKDDALEDLADDVGVDLADTVAVGDGANDLPMLEVAGLAIGFEPKPAVEPHCDVVVTSMAEARETLVDDGVLAHH